A single Mytilus trossulus isolate FHL-02 chromosome 12, PNRI_Mtr1.1.1.hap1, whole genome shotgun sequence DNA region contains:
- the LOC134693878 gene encoding cholecystokinin receptor type A-like, translating to MNFTETEEDIISRMTDEAILQRIPCIIYIGILSFIGIIGNIHVLILFSRADRKASTYTVFVIALSIVDLVACVVHMPMEILDLTKPYTFYNEVGCRLFRFNNAFLLMSSIFILVCIALERYRRVCNPMKNQMTVLTSKRLCGLCMCLSLVITLPMYFLNGHHVVSLEGNGANATGYMCFINDDFHGTLFLYSYLGFMIIVFIICSTILICAYFSISKVVFSRHANIRDSRKLSEDMRQNISTIGRLDSVQSNISNLSNCSKHVELYRNLSAGTMKTLRLSTLRTTRSLIVITGIFIIVFAPYLVLSCVISLDIEFKSGLSNFELTLYQIGIRLLLINNVSNPFVYGFTDDRFKNGIQSFYCRRKQNK from the coding sequence ATGAATTTCACGGAAACAGAGGAAGACATTATTTCTCGTATGACAGATGAAGCTATTCTACAGAGAATTCCTTGCATTATTTACATTGGGATCTTAAGTTTTATTGGAATTATTGGGAACATTCACGTGCTAATATTGTTCTCACGTGCAGACAGGAAAGCGTCAACGTATACTGTGTTTGTTATAGCTTTGTCAATCGTGGATTTGGTTGCATGTGTAGTGCACATGCCAATGGAAATATTAGATTTGACAAAACCGTATACATTTTATAACGAAGTTGGTTGTCGGTTGTTCAGGTTTAATAATGCGTTTCTTTTGATGTCTTCGatttttatacttgtttgtaTTGCATTAGAAAGGTACCGAAGAGTTTGCAACCctatgaaaaatcaaatgacCGTACTGACATCAAAAAGGCTTTGTGGTTTATGCATGTGCTTGTCTCTTGTTATAACACTTCCCATGTATTTTCTCAATGGACATCATGTTGTCAGTTTAGAAGGAAATGGCGCCAACGCCACTGGATATATGTGTTTCATTAACGATGACTTTCATGGAAccttgtttttatattcatacTTAGGATTTATGATCATCGTTTTCATTATATGTTCGACAATTCTAATTTGtgcatatttttctatttcaaaagttGTATTTAGTCGTCACGCAAATATCAGAGACAGTCGGAAGTTGTCCGAAGACATGCGTCAAAATATTTCTACCATAGGGAGGTTAGACTCTGTTCAGTCAAACATTTCAAACCTTTCAAACTGTAGTAAACATGTCGAGTTGTACCGAAATTTATCAGCAGGAACAATGAAAACTTTGAGATTATCAACTTTACGAACAACTAGGTCGCTTATAGTTATAACAGGAatatttataatagtttttgCTCCATATTTAGTGCTGAGCTGTGTCATAAGTTTGGATATAGAGTTCAAATCAGGATTAAGTAACTTTGAATTAACTTTGTATCAGATTGGAATACGACTGCTTCTTATTAATAATGTTTCAAATCCATTTGTATATGGGTTCACAGATGATCGATTTAAAAATGGAATCCAGTCCTTTTATTGTCgtcgaaaacaaaacaaatga